Within the Saccharopolyspora gloriosae genome, the region ACCAGCGGCGGGCGGCGCCGCGTTCGGCTGCGGCCCGGGGCGCGGCGGGCCGGGCGGCGGACCAGCGGGCTGCGGCCCGGAAGGCGGGCCGGAAGGCGGGCCGCCGTATTGGGGTGCCTGCGGAGCGGCGGGCGGTGCGGGCGGCCCGGCGTTCGGCGGAACCGGAGCTTGCGGCCCGGTACCGCCGTGCGGCGCCTGCGGACGTTCCGGAGCAGGCGGGGCGGCGCCCTCGGCCTGGCCGGTGGCGGCGTCTTCGTCCGGCTTGATCGCGCGCATGGTGCCGCTGTCCGAGAGCACCCGTTCGATGATCGCCTGTGGGGCGGTTTCGCTGGGATCCTCGGCACGCCTGCGCCGCCGGTGCGCATTCTTCTGCGAGCCCCCGCCGTACTCGGCGAGCAGCTCCGCGACAGTGCGCTGGCTCGGGTGCTCGGACCCGCTGTCCCGACTCATCGATTCCACCGTGCCCCGTAGTGGGCTTGCCGTCCAGTTCCCTGGGCCGCATCCGACCCGTTCGCGGCGGACCGCTCCGCGTCGAACGGCCCGAGCTCTAGGCGGGTCCGCATGGCAGTGTGGTCCTCTCCATTGGCGTGGTCCAGCCGCCGGAGGATGACTCCTTCCCGCAGCGCCCACGGGCAGATGTCCAGTTCAGTGACCCCTAGCGCCCGCATCACCGCCTCCGCGACGAGCGCCCCGCTGACCAATTGGTGCGAGCGGGCGCTGCTGACCCCGTCCAGGCCGGCGAGGTCGGCCGCGGACATCCGAGTGATGAACGCCAACAACTGGCGCAGGCCGCTCTCGGTGAGGGTGCGCGGCACACGCGGCCCCGCCGACGCGGGCGCCGCACCGGTCAGCCTCGCCAGCGAGCGGAACGTCTTGGAGGTGGCGACGGCACGATCGGGTTTGCCGCTCTTGCGGAACCGTTTCGCCGTCGCCGCCAGCTGCTCGTCCAGCCACTCCCGCAGCTCGCCCACCTGCCGCCGGCTCGGCGGGTCCTGCGGCAGCCTCGTCCGAACCAGCCGGCCCGCGCCCAGCGGCAGCGAGGCCGCCAGGTCGGGCTGCTCGTCGATGCCGATGGCCATCTCCAGCGAGCCGCCGCCGATGTCGAGCAGCAGCACTCTGCCCGCGGACCAGCCGTACCAGCG harbors:
- a CDS encoding Ppx/GppA phosphatase family protein, translated to MRLGVLDVGSNTVHLLVVDAHRGAHPTPMTSEKTVLRLAERIGAGGSLGADDADELVGTVAEVKQAAEQAGCEDLMAFATSAIREADNAAEVLARVRDETGVDLRVLSGEQEARLTFLAARRWYGWSAGRVLLLDIGGGSLEMAIGIDEQPDLAASLPLGAGRLVRTRLPQDPPSRRQVGELREWLDEQLAATAKRFRKSGKPDRAVATSKTFRSLARLTGAAPASAGPRVPRTLTESGLRQLLAFITRMSAADLAGLDGVSSARSHQLVSGALVAEAVMRALGVTELDICPWALREGVILRRLDHANGEDHTAMRTRLELGPFDAERSAANGSDAAQGTGRQAHYGARWNR